The nucleotide window CTGGATGAATACCTCtgagggaagggaaagaagttttcctttatttactCTGAAGCTAGGATAATCCTTCCAAATTGTCCCTAGTTGAAGTGAGGggctgggtctttttttttttttttaccagtatagatatttatttttatttacatatattgcctcccttttgagcctcccttgcatcccacccccatcccacctctctaggtcatcacagagaaccTAGAGcatgttatacagagtgaaataagtcagaaagaaaaaaaaacaaatatcatatattgaagcatatatacggaatctagaaacatggtacagatgaaactatttgcagggcaggaataaagatacagatgtagagaatggatttgtggacacagcaggggaaggagagggtgagacaaattgagagagGCTAGGTATTTGTCTTCCTCCTTCAACTGGTCACTGAATGCAGGGGATCCAAAAAGATTATAAAATGCTGGGGGAAGCCCCCTCTTCACCAAAGCAACTCCCAAAGAGGGCTGAGAGCTGAGGGCTGCCTTCTGGACACTGCCAGCAGTGGTGCAATAACTCCATTCCTAAAGGCAGATCTGAGAGGCATATCTACTACAGTCACCACGTTAACAGTTGAATTGGTGTTTTTCAAGGTCATCATCAGCTCCCGAAGTGGCTCCTGGGTGATGAGCCGGGTCTGGGATGAAGGCTATCCATGGGACATGCTGTTTATCACTCGATTTGAAACATTCCTCAAGAACACCTTACCGACAGTCATTTCTAACTGGTGGTACATGAAGCAAATGAACGCCAGATTCAAGCACGAGAACTACGGCTTGATGCCTTTAAACAGGTAAAGCAGAGTTAAACATGAAATGCCTACTAACTTTTATTTCACTGTCAACAACCCTAATATGTGAAATAACACCTAGACAAATCAAAGTGAAGTAATCACCTCTCACATTTCAGAGGACAAAGAACTGCAAAAATTAGGAGTGTTTTCCTGTTTCACAATTCTCCTTACCAGATTTGCACAGCTGGAAAGTTATATAACAGGTCAAGAATTttactccctgctgctgctgctgctaagtcgcttcagtcgtgtccaactctgtgcgacccctgagacggcagcctgccggctcccccgtccctgggattctccaggcaagaacactggagtgggttgccatttctttctccaatgcatgaaagtgaaaagtgaaagtgaagtcgctcagtcgtgtccgactcttagcgaccccatggactgcagcctaccaggctcttccgtccagggattttccaggcaagagtactggggtggggtgccattgccttctccatttactcCCTagagtaatgataataatagtcaACATGTTTTTAAGTACTTAATACATGTCAGAGCCTTATTAAGTCTCAGACATGCATTATCTCACTTTATTCTCACGACgactatgaaaaagtgaaagtgttagtctccgtcgtgtccaactctttgtgaccccatggactgtagcccaccaggctcctctgtccatgggattctccaggcaagaatactggagtaggttgccattcccttctccaggagatgttcccaactcagggatcaaaccccagtctcctgcattgcaggcagattctttatgagccACAGCAACTATGATGATGGCTCTATTATAATCTTCATttgagagatgagaaaactgtggTTTACCAAAGCCCCACAGCTAGGAAGTCAGAAATGGTGATTGAAACAAGTCCAGATCTGCTGACTCCAAAGTGCCTCACTCTTAGCCACCTTGCTCTAAAACCGCTTTCTTAACTGCAAAGTTAAGCAAAGCAGGACTTGGTGCTTcactctcattcagttcagttcagtcactcagtcatgtccaagtctttgcgaccccacggactgcagcatgccagtcttccctgtccatcaccaattcctgaagcttgctcaaatgcacgtccatcgagtcggtgatgctatccaaccatctcatcctctgtcatccccttctcgccctgccttcagtctttcccagaatcagggtcttttccaatgagtcagtgaatcgcattaggtggccaaaatattggagtttcagtttcagcatcagtccttccaatcaatattcaggactgatttcctttaggactgactagttgaatcttcttgcagtccaagggactctcaagagtcttctccaacattacagtttaaaagcatcaattcttcagtgctcagttttctttatggtccaactgtggACCATAAACagtccaacagtcatgtatggtctcacatccatacatgactactggaaaaaccatagctttgactagacagacctttgctggcaaaatactgtctctgcttttcaatatgctatctaggttggtcataactttccttccaaggagtaagtgtcttttaatttcatggctgcaatcaccatctgcagtgattttggagcccagaaaaataaagtctgaccctgtttccactgtttccccatctaattcccatgaagtgatgggaccagatgccatgatcttcgttttctgaatgttgagctttaagccaaacatttcactctcctctttcactttcatcaagaggctttttagttcctcttcactttctgccataagggtggtgtcatctgcatatctgaggttattgatatttcttctggcaatcttgatttcagcttatgcttcatccagcccagtgtttctcatgatgtactctgcatagaagttaaataagcagagtgacactatacagccttggcgtactccttttcctatttggaaccagtctgttgttccatgtccagttctaactgttgcttcctggcctgcatataggtttctcaagaggcaggtcaggtggtctggtattcccatctctttcagaatttcccccagtttattgtgatccacacagtcaaaggctttggcatagtcaataaagcagaaatagatgtttttctggaactttcttgcttttttgatgatccaacggatgttggcaatttgatctctggttcctcttccttttctaaaaccagcttaaacatctggaagttcatgcttcacgtattgctgatgcctggcttggagaattttgagcattactttactagtgtgtgagatgaatgcattGCTCTCATTACCTGCCCCTTAATGGAGCCCTCCAACTGATCTATGGCCACAGTGTTTTCATCTTCAGCCTTCTCCTCACTCTCTCCTATAATATCCTCCAAGCCAATCACATGATAAGAAATTGCTTTGACATGGGTGAAAAAACCCAAGTTCTAAGCTGTTTACCTCAAAGTTATTTCATTAAGTCAACAAATAGTTATTAAGcttttattatgtgccaggaccTGTGGATATAGCACTGAATAAACTCATAAAATCCCTATCCTCGTGGGGCTTACATTCTAATAATGGGAAACAGACACAAACAGCATGAAATCTAAATAAGGCAGATAAGGGTAAGAGGGGATGACATCAAGACAATTTTAAACAACCCTTAGAGAAGGTCTCACTGAAAAAGCTTTCAAGCAaatttctgaaggagatgagaaaaTGAGCCATAAGGGTATCTGGAGAAGACTATTCTGGATGGTAGAAACAGCTAGGACATCATCTCTTCAAGGGTATGACTGGCATGTTTAACAAAATACAGTGGCTTCTTTTCTTGGGGAAGAAGACTGGGGAGAATAGCAGGAAATGAAACCAGAGACATCAAAATAGCCAGTTGATGCTAGGTCTTGGAAGCCATTGTAAACACTCTGGCCTTTACTCTGAATGCAGTGCGAAACCATAGCAGGCATCTGACCAAACTGGAAACAAAGTCTAAGTTAGTTTGAAGAGATCACTTTGGCTGTTATGGCCATAACTCACTGTAGAGGGTAGGTCAAAGAAGGAAGTGGAAAGACTGGTTAAGAAGCTATTATCAAAAACCCAGATGAGATGGGAAGGTGGCCTGAACCAGGATCATCAGTGGTCAGAAGTTGTCAGATTGGGATAAGAGTTTGAAGGTAAAGTGAACAGGATTTTCTGTTCAATTGAATAGCAAATGTGAAAGCAAATAAAATGTCAAGGATGTCTTTCAGACTTTTGATCTGAGCAAGGGAGCAAAGATGGAGGTGATGTCTACTGAGATGTGGACAACCATGGGAGAAGCAGAAGTTtagttttaaatgtattaaagttGGAATGCCTGTTTGGTATTTGCATAGAAGAATGTGGAACAGCAGTGGGTACATAAGAAGAGAGATTCAAACCATAAGTTTAAAATGTGGACTGGTCAGAATATAGatagtatttaaataaatgaaaactagatgacatctcttgaagaatgaatgtcaaaagagaagacaaaagacCTGAGGCATGTTGCTATTTAGAGGTCAGGAAGAGAAGAATTCAGCAGAGGACACTGAGAAGTAATAGTGAGGTATAGCAAGGTAGGTTGAAAGGAATCAAGAGTGAGTGATGACATGAAAGCAAAACGAACACAGTGTTTCAAGGAGGAGGAAACCATCAAGTGTGAGTTTACTaataaattagttaaaataaGGAGTAAGAGTGGATCACTGGATCTGGTGGCTTGAAGATCCTGGTGGCCTTGACAAAGGAAGTTTCAACATAGAAGTGAGTTTAAGATAAATGGCAGATAATTCGAGCGGTTGAATCCAGCCTTCTTCCAACCAGCAGTCCAACCAATCTCATTGTCTGGCTCAGTTTCCTCCCCAGAAGCATCTACCTACagctttctctcacacacacacacacacagttcccaTCATCCTATAAGAACCATGTCTTTTCTTCCAACATTATTGCGTTTACCCCTAAGGCAGAGTTCTGTGGACTCACTAGAGATAttactgaataaaaaataatcaaaagctcTCTTTCCAGATTTCCagtttcctcttcttctcctggccTTATTTAAATTCCTAGACCCTCACTTTCTCACCTGACATGGCTTTGTCTTAATGGGGTTCACACTTCACCCTCTATGGTAGAACCTGGCTGCAGCCTTCCACCTTTGGCTTCCTTCCTCCTATTTGATCTTCTTCACATCACAATGATCAGTTTGGATTATGTTACGTTAAGAATAATGGCTAACATTTCGAGCACTATCTGTGTGCTACAGACTGTGCCAAATTCTTTATATTACTTAGGTCTGCCAATGATCTGAGATAGGTATAGCAGTTATTGCCACTTCAGGTGAGGAAGGTGAggcaagagaaaataagaaaatttaatttgatCAAGGTTCACAGTTGATTagtagaaaagaaatttaaagaccCAGGTACTCTAACCTTTGTTTTCCCCTATATCTGAATGCTTATTCTGGGATTTGGGGAGACTTCagtgggaaaagagagaaagatcaaAGGAAATAGAGAAGGGATTAGCAAAAACCAACTTCTGTTACTCCATAATGTGGCCTTACATAAGTTTTATCTATCAGCCATATTGATGACACTCCATGGAACATTAAAAAACCTTAGGTAGGTTTTTCCTATCAATTAATTATGGAccaataaaacaaaggaaacgGTACTGTTCTAATGCTTGTTTCTGTTTTCCACACAGCACCCTGAGGAAAGAGCCTGTGTTCAATGACGGACTCCCAGCTTGCATTTTATGTGGCATTGTGACCATTAAGCCAAATGTGAAGGAGTTTACAGAGGATTCAGCTATTTTTGAGGATGGGACGGTGTTTAAGGCCATTGACTATGTCATCTTTGCAACAGGCTATAGTTATGCCTACCCCTTCCTTGATGACTCCATCATTAAGAGCAGAGACAATGAGGTTACCTTATTTAAAGGCATATTCCCACCTCCACTGGAAAAGCCAACCTTGGCTGTGATCGGCCTTGTCCAGTCCCTTGGAGCTGCCATCCCCACTACTGACCTGCAGTCTCGCTGGGCAGTACAAGTAATTAAGGGTAAGTAGACAAAGAATCTCATTGAGAATGCCTTTGAGTCTTTAGGAAAACAATATTCCTATTAACAAGGAACAAATCCTAGGTCCCACCCAGTTTCCAGAATCTATAATTCTATATTTTTGGTACTATATTCTataagcaatttaaaatatattagattGTCATAAACAATAGACAAAACAATGATTCAAGAGTGTTTTTGTGATTTATAACTCCTTGCATGctcggtcgcttcagtcatatccgactctttgttaccccatggaccaAACCCtcccaggttactctgtccatgggattctccaggcaataaagctggagtgggttgccacttcctcttccaggggatcttcccaacccagggctttaactcacatgtcttatgtctcctgaattggcagatgggttctttaccactggcaccacctgttAAGCCCTATAACTCCTTAGAATTGTCAATTATCCAAGACCTTTCATTAAACTTGAGAATACCTGAGCTTCTCATCTTAGATGCAGAAGAACtttataaaattaagatttttaaaactcaatagAATGATATTTCTTGAAAGGTTAATGAAAGAAGATGTTTCAAAGCCAATATCCAGCAACTTTAAATATCCACATTCATGAAAAAAAGTATGATTTCTGGAAAGGAAGTGGTtttcttgttctgttttcttccttgccATGTATCAGATAAGGACAAGCAGTGGATCAGTAGAAGCAGAAATCATTTGGTGTTGTAGACAGTCTCTAAGGTAAAGGAATCCTAAGTCCctgtattttaaaaggaaaaaagaaacaatgaactTGATTGGGGTCAAGCAAAGAAGGCAGGCAGCATCATCCAGCCCCAAGTACTGGAATCAGATTCACATTAAGGTTTGAATGCCATTGTGGGCAGactcagaaaataaaaccaagctATGGTTAAAGAACAAATCAAGATGTCAAAGTGTAATGTGCAAAGTCTGGTTGGTCTTAAACCTGAAACTTCTAGATAATGAATCTTAGCAGGTCTGCTTCCTTTGAAGCCCAATGTAAGGCTTCCAGTCCTACCTGACTTGCTGGggtttaaatgctcttttatcCTGGATATTTGAACCTGCAACTACATATCCTGCATCATCACTCACCACCAGGCTCCCAACCACATCATTATGGTCCTACATATCAGCAATCTCTCTAAATCTCCTTCACTCCCCTGGTCCCAAGCAGAGATGTGTCGCAGGGTGATGTTTCTCCAGTGAGGCAGCAGCCAGGAAAGTGATGGAATGAAATCCTACTTAGAACTGAACTCAGGATTCAGGTTCAGAAAGACTGGCATTAAAATGTAGGTTTTAACTGCTTATAAAATATTCACTTACTCTCTGTGAAGATACTAGTTATAACGTGGGCTCTGAAGAAAGGAGACAGGGCACAGACCCAGCCAACAGAGAATTGATGCAAAGACTCAGTCTTAGGGAAAATGAGATATAAGGCAAACAACCCAATTTGGGGGAATAGGATTACCAGACCAAGGGGTCAGTTACAAGCAGCCCAATGGCAATAGCTGGTGGACTACAGAATATAGCCTCTTCTCTATCTCTCCTTTTGCCCAAGGACAGAACCAATTCCAAGGTTTGGAACAAGGCCATGTTGACAAACTATTCTTATGATCCTGCCTGTAGGCATTTCAGGAACAGAGAGTCATTGTAGGTCTTGAGCAATCAGAGCTAGACTGGAAATTCTAGTCTTGTTCCAGGTGACCCCAAAGTTGCCAAAGAAATCACACTAGATTTGAAGCATCTCCGAGTACAAATGTTTGGGTCTAGGTTTTAGAAAATTCTGTAAGGTAATGCCAGGAAGAGCTTGAAATCCTGGGGCAGCCCCAACTCAGATTTGGCCTCCCAGGACCTCCCTGTATCCTTGGTGACTTGTAAACAGTCCACATCCACAGTCTCATTCAGAAACTGTTGGCTTTCCAGAAAGAACCTTGTAGCTTTGTTAAATTCTCTTTCTTATCTGTTAGAAATTCCCTTTTTTGGGCAAAGCAAGATAACTTCCTATGAAGATCTGTTtgttaaatcttaaaaaagagatGTCAATATACCTTTGACTATAATTTATTAGATGacatacttaaaaataaagcttAGAGAGTAGAATATAATCCttcaaactgatttttaaatccaATAACCAGTTTAAGAGCAAAGATAGAAAGATGAAAGGTTATTTGGTTTTAATCACTGTGACAAGTATCATTTCTGAGAAGATTAGGAATGACCTATATGTTTGTCTCAGAATGACTCCCTGGGTATTTGTTCAAGATATTATTTTGCTAGATAATGACagcaaaatttgaaaatactaaTGCAATTCACAActcattattaaaaaagaaacattgcaGGCTCAGACTTATTTAACTATTATCGTgtctttccactttttttttttttaggaacatGCCCTTTGCCTTCTGTCAAGGACATGATGAATGATATTGatgaaaaaatggggaaaaagctCAAATTGTAAGAACATCTGTGGTAAAGGGGATCCAGAATTTTCATAGCAAAATTTGACTTTGTGAATACTTAGAACTGTTTTAGTCTTGAATACTCCTGAGTGGGACCATTAGGGTGACAGCTATGAGCTAAATTCAGccattcaacaaatagttatCAAGGATATACTTCGCACCTGATAGACCACTAAATCCTGTTTCAGCCCTCCATATCTCCTGCAATATATCATAAAAGAGAGACCCAGAAAGATTAAATTTCAGAGGAGCTTGGGAACACACGGATGTGGACTTCTATTTTCTAGCTCATACATCCTCTAAAATGTAAGGATGCCTTCCAATAGGTGGCTCTAATAAATGACTCAGCCACACAACAACTAGTCAGAAGAACTAGGCTCCAGTCCTACCTCTGTCACTAATCAGCTCAGTGGCCATGAATTAATAACTACACGTGAGCAAGAGACAATTCCTCTACTTGTAAATGTGGATAAAAATGCCTTTCTCAGCAGCCTTGTTGTGTTGTGGAATGTCCAAGTGAGATCAGTATGAAAGTCCTTCAGTAAAATCTACAAAGTACTGGATAATGAGCAATAATCCCCTTACCAACAAAAGGATCGATGTTGATTTGCGTGGATAAAAAGGTGTGAGGCATTTTCCCTGTTCTTGTTTCTAAAGGAAGCTCGGATAGCCACAGTCttgtttctctccctcctctaggTTTGGCAAAAGTGATACCATACAGACGGATTATGTTGTTTATATGGATGAGCTTGCCTCCTTCATTGGGGCAAAGCCCAACATCCCATGGCTGTTTCTCACAGATCCAAAGTTGGCATTGGAGGTCTACTTTGGCCCTTGCACCCCATACCAGTTTAGGCTGGTGGGCCCAGGAAAGTGGCCAGGAGCCAGAAACGCCATCCTGACCCAGTGGGACCGGTTACTGAAACCTATGACGACAAGAGTGGTTGGGAGTCCTCTGAAGCCTTGCTTATTTTGCAACTGGTTCAGACCTGTTCTTATTTCTGTTGTATCAATTGCTGCTCTCATTGTGTTGTTCTAGCCATCATTCTATCTAGGATTCTGAACATTACTAACAATACCTGGAAAGAAGCTTcactatataaaaattaagaatttcacaCCTTCTATTTTCCTATTCAGTGGGCATTAGTAAGACAGTACTATCTCTAGGCTTCTAAATAAGCCCATATGAGAATCATGTCATGATCTAAAGAGCATTTATCATTTCCCCTTAACTTTCACTAACATTGCATAATTCTATAACATTTCCATAACATTTTATAGTTAGATATATGCTTTTTAACTTAACTCATCTGAAATATTTGACATGATTCCTTTTCTCCTATAACAGTCTTTGAAATACGTATTTCAAATCTAAACAGtgagtaaataaagcagaatagtCACAATATGATAGTCTCAGCCTAATTTTACAAACTATTCACCAGGATCAAGCGGCGAATTTGGTTATTTGActattatattctatttttgttttctgctgtgTCCTCCAGGCAATTCCTCCTGTTCCCTGGCCAAGACAAGTAGCATGAAGACCCTGTCTATAATGAAAGTTAGCAAGAAGtaactcattttatttatattttcaataaagaAGCAAACTTTCACATGTAGCAGCAAGATaaggacaacaacaacaatgagtgGAGCACCAAATATACCTTTTAACTGAATGGAAAgtcataaaaaattaaatctttagcCAAAGCTGTGACCCAAGTCTAATAAAACCTGATATGGATCATATAGAATTATATCCCTTGTGGAATGTAGTaccaaaataaatctaaaatgttatttttaaagtattactaCATGTTACAATTAaattttgataattaaaaatgtttacatttgacATTATGGAGCAGATAAAATAATCCATTAGCATCATCAGTTACCAGGGGGTTCTTCATATTGTTAAACTCTATATTTCTTACTACACCTTcaatttttttccaaacaaactttattattttttaaaaatgtgttatacTTGGTTATGAAGGAACAGACACAGATTTGGGGGAAAACACTCTTGTATCTTTCTTATCCACTATTCCTTTCTCTATTATGCTTCTTTAGATAGAATACTTACAAAACCCTGGAACCTGTCAAATCTCTACCAGTTCCTAATAACCACACAAAAAGTCATGCTAGGCTCAGAAGTCAGCATAGGCTAAGCAGGACAGCCCCTTTAACCTGTCAGAGACTGAAGACACGCCTATACCTTCATCTGTAGCTAGAGCCAGTAGAGcaacaagaggagaaggagaccacGTTTTTCTCTAAcactttctacttttctttttttaattctctttgtaTTTTAATCTTCAGAGCTAAGATTTACTATGGATGCTGTTGTACACAACTTtaaagcattcccttttcttaACTGTTTAAGTCAATAGACatgagctagtgaaggacagggaaacctggtgtgctgcagtccatggggttgcagagtcggacacgactgaatgacggAACAAAGCAGAATAGCATTCTGCTTTGAAGTTCTTACAAGATGTGAAATATTCCTAAATTACCAAGCAACACAGAACTTTTCTGGAAACCCTATAGCCTAAATGGAATCAAGTAAACAAATTAAATATAgcacataaaatttattttgttgaagttATAAATACTAGTGCACAAAATAAACTGAAGACTAAAACTGATATAATACAGTTTCTATTATTCTTCCTCATATGATTCTTTAAGTTTTGTAAACATTAATTGGCTCATGAAGGATAGAATATTCTTCCTAAATTATTATAGCCAACatactctttttactttttaaaattaatttttattggagtatagaaaCTAACAaagttgttagtttctactgtacagaaaaatgaatcactgatatatatacacatatatcccctcccttttggacttgcttcccattcaggtcaccacagtgcattaagtagagatATACTCTCTTAATAGTCCTATTAACATCAATCTATTCCCATAAcaagcgcttcccaggtggctcaacagtaaagaatctgcctgccaatgtaggagactcaggagacatgggttcgattactggatcaggaagatctcctgaaggaggaaatggcaatccacgccagtattcttgtaggagaatcccatgaacagagaagtctgagGGGGGCGCTacaagtccacagggtcacaaagagttggatatgactgagcatgttCACACACATACCCATAGGAAACTGAACTATTGCAGTGTCTTAATTAATTTGTACATAACATTAATGATTCTCAACTATTCGTTGATAAGACTAAATGTGTGCATGTATTTCAACTGACTTAGAGAATTTGAACATATGAAGCACAGAAGATTATTTTCACTCCCAGTTTCATCTAGAAATTCTTACCTGTTCTTTaaagtacatcagttcagttcagttcagttcaattgctcagtagtgtccgattctttgcgaccccatgaattgcagcacgccaggcctccctgtccatcaccaacggagttcacccaaactcatgtccatcgagtcggtgatgccatccagtcatctcatcctctgtcgtccccttctcctcctgcccccaatccctcccagcatcagagtcttttccaatgagtcaactcttcacatgaggtggccaaaggactggagtttcagcttcagcatcagtccttccaaagaacacccagcactgatctcctttaaaagggactggttggatctccttgcagtccaagagaccctcaagagtcttctccaacaccacagttcaaaaccatcaattcttcagcactcagctttcttcacagtccaactctcacatccatacatgactactggaaaaaccatagccttgactagacagacctttgttggcaaagtaatgtctctgcttttgaatatgctctctaggttggtcataactttccttccaaggagtaagtgtcttttaatttcatggctgcagtcaccatctgcagtattttggagcccccaaaataaagtctgacactgtttccactgtttccccacctatttcccatgaagtgatgggaccagatgccatcatcttcattttctgaatgctgagctttaagccaactttttcactctcctctttcactttcatcaagaggctttttagttcctcttcactttctgccataagggtggtgtcatctgcatatctgaggttattgatatttctcccggcaatcttgattccagctcgtgcttcttccagcccagcatttctcatgatgtactctgcatagaagttaaataagcagagtaacaatatacagccttgacgtactccttttcctatttgaaaccagtctgttgttccatgtccagttctaacttttgcttcctgacctgcatataggtttctcaagagatattaaaaataaaagcaaataaacaaaaattttttgtaC belongs to Bos javanicus breed banteng chromosome 16, ARS-OSU_banteng_1.0, whole genome shotgun sequence and includes:
- the FMO3 gene encoding flavin-containing monooxygenase 3, with protein sequence MVKKVAIIGAGISGLASIRNCLEEGLEPTCFEKGEDIGGLWKFSDHVEEGRASIYRSVFTNSSKEMTCFPDFPFPDDFPNFMHNSKLQEYITMFAKEKNLLKYIQFKTIVSSVNKRPDFQTTGQWDVITEKDGKKESAVFDAVMICSGHHVYPNIPKESFPGIKLFKGKCFHSRDYKEPGIFKGKRVLVIGLGNSGCDIASELSHIAEKVIISSRSGSWVMSRVWDEGYPWDMLFITRFETFLKNTLPTVISNWWYMKQMNARFKHENYGLMPLNSTLRKEPVFNDGLPACILCGIVTIKPNVKEFTEDSAIFEDGTVFKAIDYVIFATGYSYAYPFLDDSIIKSRDNEVTLFKGIFPPPLEKPTLAVIGLVQSLGAAIPTTDLQSRWAVQVIKGTCPLPSVKDMMNDIDEKMGKKLKLFGKSDTIQTDYVVYMDELASFIGAKPNIPWLFLTDPKLALEVYFGPCTPYQFRLVGPGKWPGARNAILTQWDRLLKPMTTRVVGSPLKPCLFCNWFRPVLISVVSIAALIVLF